The Brassica oleracea var. oleracea cultivar TO1000 chromosome C6, BOL, whole genome shotgun sequence genomic interval ATACAAATGTGCTTGGAGATCAAAGGAATCTACTAAAATATTTGAAAGTGTGGACTATACCGTGCTATATCAACTGCGATTTTCATCCTAAGCTGCCAAGTTAAACCTGAACCTTGACTAGGCCCTTCAAGTGTATGTCCAAAAGAAGTAGAATCAAAAATCAGAAGATGTCAAAAATATTGAACAAAATGGTGGAACATCTCCTTTACCATGCAACTGACTCTCTAAAGATCCATTCTGCATCATCTCATAGACAATACATCTCGTTTGGCGATAGACGCTAAACCCCAACATGGAGATTATGTTCTGATGCTTGATCTTAGCCAACCAATCTACCTCATTCTGCATTATAGTTTAACAACAACAAAAAAAAAAAAAAGAAAGAGTTATGGTTTATCGAATGGTTCAATACTGTGGAAGGAATCATTGTGGTTCAAACTGATCAAAACCTCAAACTGTTTTTCAATAATCCCACCACCACCACCACCATCAAGTCTCTTCACAGTGACAGAGGACTTTTCATCGAGACAAGCTTTGTAAAGACATCCACGACCACCTCGGCTCAACACATTGCTCTCGCTAAACTTGTTTGTTGCAGACTCCAGCAGTTGATATTCATAGACAGGGATAGTTCCTTTCGTCACAGAGTCAATTTTGTGTGCAATCGGCTTCGTGGACACACTACTCCTCACAGAATCTTTATATAATAAGCAAAGAAGCAAAGATAAGCAGCAACAAAACCCAATATAATTTTAATTACATTGTAATAAAAGATGATAATAAGAAGAGTTATTACCAGGATGATGATTTGGGTTGATCCCGGTGAAGCTGTTCTTCATATAACTGTACCTCCAAAGCAAGAGGTAGAGAAGCAACATGACTGTGACACAGAGGAGTGTTGATGAGGCTATGAGAGCAATAAGAATCTTCTTGTTCAAGTCCTGACGAAGCACCACTTTAACAATGGGAGGCCCTGAGAAACAAAAAAAAAAAAAAGAATTAAACTCCAATCTGATTCAGAAAGTTTTCATTTGTTCTTCGGGAAATAGTAACTAATTCAAGTAAATGCGATTCCTTTTAGGCTTCCTCTGTTAATGAATAACATGGAGGAAGATTAAAAACTGATACTTTTTACCTGGGGACTGAGCTCGCACTGGCGGAGAATAAGCCTGAGAAATAGGGATTTCTTGGGAAGTAGATGAAACGAAAACAGCGAGCGAGAAGAAGGAGAAACAGAGAACCCAAATGGGTACCGAAGACCTCAACATTTCTTGCTTCTTCTTCTACTTTCGTCTTTGTTTTATGGAGATTAAAGGAAATCTTGTGTGGAGATGGAGACAAGAGAGGAGGACACTGTTGGGTTTGAGAAACAGAGAGACAAGGACAAATGTATTACTAGTTTTGTCTTCATGTGGCAGTTATGAAAGGGTGTGGAACCATAAGAATAAAGAGAGTGCCCTCAAACCCGAACGTGGGGTGATATGACGTGGAATTGTAACCTTTTGTTTAATCTTTTTTTCTTCAGGATTACGAAAGATTTAACATCCCCATGTAACTGTAAGAATTAAGATGATGCAACTATGCCGCCTGATAATATAAATATTTTTTTTTTACCAATGTGTCATCTTTCATACGTAAAGCTACAAAAGAAAGATCAGTTCTGTAAGTAACTTTTTAATAAAGTATGATCTGATATATACAGAAGAAGAAAAAAAAGGAATATAGTAATAGATTATGTAATCTCTATAGATTTGTTTGCATCGAGGCACATTAATCCAAAATGATTCGATTGGGATCAGAAGGACAAGTCCTAGTTGAAGTGTAAATCCAACAAAATAATTTTATTTTCTAACTTTTGTTTTAAAGAAAGCTCCAAAAAGTTCTGACTTCTGAGCATTTTTTCATGTGAACTTTCTACGTCAACTTTCATTACCGACACAAGGTAGTGGGACCAGTCAACCACAAAAATGGACTACCAGCGGGCCTTCAAAGTGCACTATACAATTGTATTGGGCCATAAAAAGGCTCAAAGATTTAAAATTATTTCGTAATTTCTGAAAGGAAACGTGGGACCCAGTGATCATTTGAGCTTAGGAGATACTTTCTCCTTTGCTTTTTATCTTCTCCGATCAAAATCTGGAGAGGGAGTGGAGTGAGGAAAATGGATCTACCTGAAGAATGTTGGGAGCTGATCTTTCGATTCATCGACGAAGACGACGACCATCGATCCCTCGAATCTCTCTCCCTCGTATCCGCCTCATTCCTCTCCATCGCCAACCGCGTTCGCTCCACCTTCACCATCACCGATCGCACTCTCCCCTTTCTCAACCGCCACCTCCTTCGCTTCCACAACCTGAGGCGCGTCAGGTTCCACGACTTCCACGGAGATATAAACTCGATCCTCCTGCAGATTTCCCTTTCCGGTTTAGATTTGGAATCGCTCGATATCTCAGGAATGCAGTACTTTCCAGATTTGAAGAAGAAGATGAGCAGCAACATGAAGGAGTTTAGCTGCTCTGGAGTCTTGGAGCTCCGAGAAAACGACCTCGTTTCGATCGGAGTGTGCTTCCCGTCTCTCCAGAAGCTGGACATAAGCTACCCTGAATCTCTTCCTTGCCCCGTCTTTGATTCCGCGATCATCAGCCTCTCTTCCAATCTCAAGAACCTCTTGAAGATCGACGTCTCTGGTAACAACCTCATCACGGATAAGTCTTTGCTGTCTCTATCGGAGAACTGTGTCCTTTTAAGAGAAATCATCTTCCGTGATTGTGATTTCGTTTCGTCCCGCTGCATCGAGTTCGTTCTGCGTAATTCTCGTTACTTGGAGTCTCTTGCGATCAACGGAATCGGATGGAGGCCGAGGGAAAGTTTCTCCAAGGACGCCTTCTTGTTGTGCCGTTGTTTGTCTGAGCTTGATCTCTCCGATTCGTTTCTGTCTGATGAGTTGCTTCGTTTGATTGCTGACGCCGAGCTTCCTCTGAAGAAGATTGTTCTCTCCAATTGTCAGTGTCTAACGTTTGATGGGGTATTGTATCTGCTGACCAAGTATCAGACTTTAGCTCACTTGAATCTTGAAGGATCTAGTTTCCTCTCTGATGAGATGATTTTGGAACTGGTGGTGTTCCTTGGGAGTCTAACCTTTGTGAACTTCAGTTTTTGTGCCAAGTTAACTGGTGTGTCATTCTTCAACATCGTTGAAAGATGTGTTTCCCTCCAGTGCATGAGAATGGAAGGGACCAATTTTGGAGTGGAAGACGATTCCAAGGAACTGGGTGTCAAGTCAAGGATCAAGTCTTTGTACATATCTGGAAACCACAACTTGAGAGATGAGTGTCTCCTCAAGATATCACGCCATTGCCCTTTTGTACAAACTCTTGAAGTTGATCATTGTCCTGCCATCACTGGAGATGGGGTGCTTGAAGTCTTGAGGAATTGTGGCGAGCTAACATCTTTGGATATAAGCGGATGCACTGGCATAAGGAGTCTTGATGCGCTAGACTTTGAGCTTCCAAAGCTGGAGTCTTTAAGAGCATGTGGAACTTGGATCGACAACCAAGCCCTAGGTTTTATCAGCAAAAGATGTCCAAGGTTGTTGCGTCTTCATCTGAAAGGATGCTTGAACGTGACATCAAGAGGTGTGAAGGAAATTGTGCAGAGCTGCACACGTTTAAGAGAAATAAACCTTTCCAACTGTCAAGTTGATGATGGAATTTTCATTTGGATGGTTTGTGCTAATCCATCTCTTAGAAAAATTGTGCCGCCATGTTGTTTTTCTCCAACTAAAGACCTCCACAAATTCTTGCTACGCCATGGATGTGTGATCTGCCAAGAGATTCCATAGCAAACCCCTGCCAATAGAAGAATCTGCAAAATGGTCTAAATGAACATATATATCTCACTTTCCATGTTTAAGTTGTTGATTTTTATTCAAATGTTAAGCCATTATTCTCATGTTTATCGATGATGGAAGTAAAACATCACAACATTGCAAATCAAAGCCAGAAAAGTCGTAACAAAAAGTTAAGAACAGAGTCAAACGTAAAAAAATACATATAAAAGCAAGTTTGAAGTGGAAGACAATAAAGTTCCCACAATGTTATCAAATTTTAACTTTATTATCAAACTTCCCACAATGTTAGACTCTTTGCCTAAACAGCATGCAACATTAACTGTAGTAGAACAACTTTCCTCTGCCAAAATGATGGACAAGAGAGACCCACATTATCTCTTTTGACAAAATGAAAGAACAAAAAGAGTGTTTTACTGTGAGGTCACGATTCATTGTGTCACTTGCATCAAGAAGTTTAAAACTTGTAATCTGGGTTGTCACGAAGTCCGAGCTTTGACAGTGAAAGGCAGTAAGAATCCCAGTCCGTTCGTCTCATATACTTGAGCAGTTTCTTCCGTCTATGCACCATTGCTATCAGTCCCTTCTTCGAATGTTTGTCCTAGATTACGTTACATAGGATACGCGATTGATTACGTTACACTATAAAAACTGCCAGTAGAAGCTTCAGAAGAGAACAAAAGATGATTAAAAGCTTACCTTTTTATGTAGAACAGAGGACAGATGCTTGATCTTAGTAGTCAGTTGTGCCACTACAAAGAAGAAGAAAAAAATAGAGATTACTAAACAATAATGTGACACAGGAAATGACATCTGATCAACCGATTAGGTTAGCCTTGTGAATGTAAAATCGTCTCTGATAACTTAATGCAAACATTGATCGAAACTCATTTAGAAGGATTCAATATACCTTGAACACGTGCAGAACCACAATCAGATTCCGACATCTTGAACTCTTCTCTGACCTTTGCAAGCTCGATTTTCATCTTCTCCGCAGATGACATGTTATCCGGGTGGAAATACTGCGATTGTTTTTGCGCATGCATAACATAGTCAATGTCATAACATTCTGTAAAAAAAAAAAAAGCTTAAAGATTCAAGAACTAAGAAGAAAAGGAAGACTTACAGTTTGAACTAGCTCATCTTTCGGAGGCTCAAGCAAATACTTTGGGGTACCATTTAAAACGCTGAAAAAATCCAAGTTCTGAACTGCAAGCAAATTAACCTTCATTTTAAAATCACAATCAATGAGCAACAAACCAAAACCAAAACCAAGAACTAAGCAACGACATCAAGCCACAAGCTTCTTTTGTTGTCACATAGTAGTTCACAAGTAAGAGATGGACCAGTATAGCATCACTTTAGCTGTTATATTCACAGTAGTTCACCAAGTACGAGATAGAGAGGTTTTATCATAATCAACATAAGAATTCTCCAATCCTATTACTTGAAAGGAACTTAAATCTAAACATTCTAACAGCTAAAGTCTAAAACACTGTCACAGAGGGGGAAGTAAGAGAGAGTTTGTGAACGTACAGGCTTGTGATTTTCTAGCTTGTTGAATCTCAGACCTCAGATCATCGAAGGCAATCCCCTTCCTCGCTCCCTGCGCTGCTGCCTCTTCCACCTCTCTCAGCTTAACAAGCCTCTGGTTCAGCTCCTGCAACGAGAACCAACCTTCTTCTCTCTTCCCCTCTGGTCTGTACTGTCTTAGAATCTCCCCCAGTTCTTTAGTGTTGTAGCTCTTGATAAACTCCGACTTCATCTCCTCTGAATCATCTCCCATCTTCTTCCTTTCCTCTATCTCCTCCCCGAACACTGAAATGGGCAACCCCTCTCCCCCACCGAACACGTTTGAACGGACATTACCACTGTCTTTTGCCTTCATAATGCTCTGGAGGCTTGATAGGTTTGACCATCTGGTCTCTTGTGGCCTCATCTGCCTCAAGTTTTTCTTTAAGTTTTCAAAAGGCGAACCTTCGACCTTACCAGCCCCCAAATCTCCCGACTTTGATAGCACGTTCTGCTTGTACAGATCCTGCAAATCCCTCGCCGGAGGAGCTGCTGCTCTGCGTCGGAACTCGTTGAGATTCCTCCTGACATCCTGAAAATCTCCGCCGGAACCGGAAAAGGAGGGAGCTTTGGGATCGAATCCGGCTAATTGTCTCCTCCCGTCTTGAGCCTGATGCTGGGGTTGCTGTTTCAAGCTGCTTTTGATGCCACTGAAGTAGGAAGAGATTTTGAAATCCGACGGTGACTGAGAAGGTTGTTGTTCGCCAGATTCGTTCCCGTCTTGAGGAGATGCGGAGGAGGAGGAGGTTGAGAAGAGATGAATCAGGTATGGGTTAGAATGGAGCCTTTGTTTGCGTCTGGCGAGATGAAACGCCATTGAAACTGATCTCTGACGGCTCTGAAATGCTTTCCTTAGGGTTTTAAGTGTGTAGTGTAGTCGTTGATGATGGAGAGAGATGAAAAATGATGAACTCAGTCCGGTTATCTACAAACCGAAATTGGCCACGTGATTTTTTAAACCGGGTTAGGAGGAAACTTTCGGTAAAAGTAAATGTCAAATCTAACCCATCATCATAGCTACTGACTTTGGAAGATTTTTTATTAGCTAGGTCTGGTTTTTTTACTAGCTATGTCAGGTTTTTTTGTACATTAAATTAGATTACAATATCAACAGGATAACATGTTGTAGTACATGTTCTTTCAGATATAACATGTCATTCAGATTTAAATATAGTGAGACTGAAATGGTTTCATTGAAAAAAGGATTAGAGATGAATTTCAAGCCTCTAGTATATGAATGAATTATGAAGTACAGTAAATGATAAGATAATGTTTGTTTTATACTGTAATTTCTCTACCGTGCTGACAAAAAATGTAATGATAGAATCCAAGTGCTCTCTCTCATATCAGTCATTCATTCATTCATTCGATCCCTACTCCTACTACTACAGTTCAAACACACGAAGAATAAGAACCTTGCTACAAATGGTCTATGCCACGCATGTACTTAAAGCGGGTCCCACACTTATCAAGAAAAAGAGAAATATAAAAATATAGTTCTAAGTAGTATTATTATATAACAAAAAAATCCACCCATTAAATTTGCCACAGAGCTGCTTCCTTCCTACTTTTTCGCCACCATCTCTCTCCAAAGCTGTTGACGATTCCGACTATGTTGTCCGCCGAAAACTGGACTCGAGTGGCCATGTCTGACGATTCTCTGGTAGCCGACGCGCTGCTTCAGCTCCGCCACTCGAAACCCCCACCATCTCCTGTCAAGCTGAAATGGAGTGTGCGTCAACGGAGATCGAAAAAAGGTGACCAACCGCGAGCTAGCCCTACCAGCCCTTTAACCTGGAGCGGTGGTGGTGGTGCTACCACTGTGGACGGCCTTGAGGAGTCCAGCGTCGCCGTAAAACCCTCTGAGACCTTTGGATCTAAGGTTTGTCCGATCTTTTATTTGGTTTTCTCGATTTAAAAACTCCGTGGTGGTGGCCGTAGAGTCGTATGAACTGTTTCGTTTGCGTCTGTCACGAATATAATATAATCCCTCGTGAAGCGGCGTTTTAGTGGTTTTCTTTTCTGCGTTTTTTCTCTTCACGTAATTATTAAGAGTTTCCTTGTTGTTTGGGCTGGTCTATTACCAATTAGTCCCTTGGCTTTACGCACGACCAGACTTTTTAGTTGTTCACTTGTGTGTATTTTCGTCTTTTAGGATCCATTGGGCTTACTCTTTGATCATCATGTAGGTACACCGACTTTTTGTTGACCCAAATATCCCCACTGTGGACTCAAACTTTAGCTTCTTTCTTTCTTTTCCAAGAAACTAAACCCATCTTTCTCGTTAGATTTAGTTGTCTTCTTGGAAACACTTCTCGATTTGAGTTTAAAAACTGATAATATTCGGTGATCTCTGCTTTTTTGCAAACAAAGAGTCACGTTTCCTTACTTTTTTGATGAATCCCAGTCATCTCTCTTTCTGCTTTTGTGGAAGGACCAGAAAGCCCTCAAAGCATGGGAGGTGTTTGCGGTAAAAGTCACCGATGCAGACTTCAAGTGCTAACGAGTAGAATAAAAAAAATACATTCATTCCTTACCATTCTAATGAGTCCGAAACTACCTATTGGCATGAGTGGATTAGATGCGTGTGTGGTAGGGTTTAGTGGGGAGGGTTGTTATCAGATAGTAACCAAGTATGGACACACTGCCAGCGATCAAAGTTACAAGTGATTGTTGTTCTTGTGATTCGTCCGCCAAGTTTATATTGAAGACAGTACCATTTAGTTAAGCATGACGTGTGAACGTGACGACCATACGCGTCTCTCATTAGTCACGATCCACTCACGTGATACTATTTTAAAAAATAAATAATATCTTTTTTTTTTTTTTTTTTGAGGGTATTATAAGTTGTTGACCAAAAAAGATTCTGTATTCACTTTAGAAGTTTAAATGGTAACTAGAGTTGATTCGTTTATTTCCACCTTATGGTGCCTCTAATGTGTGTGGTCTTTGAATGGTAGGTGTGTGGTCTTGAATGGTAGGTGTGTGGTTTCTTTATATACTTATAAACAAAACTTAATTGTTTTTATGGTGTAATTTTGGTGTGATAGTTAATTGAATATTTGATTTTTGAGCTGCCTTTATCTGGTGTTGTCGTAAGTCGTAATCCATAATCCGAATTTTGGGTTTGGTTGGTTGTCCAGGTTTTTCAAACGAGTGCAATAACAATAACAACAACTCTGTTTAAGAGATCAAGGAAGAAAAAGGTAAAAACCGAAAAGCATGTCTCTCTATTTACTGGCACTACTGTACTAATGAATCTTATCTTTCTAATTCTAGATAGATATCATTACATATTGACTGATTTCTCTAATATTGTTGTGTACAGACTTTGGGTGAGCTTAAAGATGAGGAAGTCATGCTCCAGAAGGAAAGTAAAGCCCTGAAAAATGTACAAACCTTCTTTTGGCCCGCTTCTTATGTCTCTATGTATTAGGTGTGTGTGCTAATCTTAGAATTGGTTATTCTTTTTTTCTCGAATCAGGAATTAGCAAGTATGCGTGATTTGGTGGAACAGCAAAGAGCAAGAAACAATGCTCTTAAGAAGATGAAGGTGAGCCTATCTTTGTCTCTCTCTAGACAATCACCATTTTTTGTTTGTTTCCTTGCTCTCTAGACATTATCAACATGTAACTAATCAAGTTAGATCATATTCATATGTATACAGGCTGAATCACAATCTGGCTTGTCCTGCAAACGTGCCTTGGAACAAGGTTCCTTCTTCTTGCTCCCTGACCTAAACATGCCACTAGATACCGAAACAAGCCCTGAAGTTATTTCCTGAACGACGAGCCATAAGCAATAATATTATTCTTTTGTTTTTCCCATCACACCCAAATAACTTTACCACACCTTCCACAAACCTCTTTTTAACAGTTACAATATGAAGAAAGATAGATTGCCCCTGTATATCCTTCCTCATCCGTTGGCCATTTCCCGGGGCCGTAGTAGAAGATTAGGCCTCAAGGGGGGAGAGTGTTTCGAGTTTATGTATCTTGACATATCTTCTTCTTCTCTAGCCGTTAGTATGTTTTTTTGTTTGCTCTGCCAAGTGATTCTTATCTCTCACATCACATGATCTACATAGATATACACTTTTCTTATTATGTTTGTTAAGATATACTGCAATGTATCAATATGTAACTTCCAAAACGTTTTATTAACTTGTAATTTGATTAATGGATTATATTAAATGCTAAATGATGTTTCTCTCTACAGTCTCCAGGTTTGGAGTGTTAAATTACAACTATCAGTCCTAAATTGTAATTATGAAGAAGTATGGGGTTATTACCACTTGCTGGTTTTAAAGCTCAAAGCCCTAGAGTTAACTATAGTTCCAGGCTTCACTGTCTTTTAACGACTCTTTCTTTTCCTCCTCCGACCAAAAGCGAAAAGAAAAAAACACACGATATGGCGTCGCTTGGCCAAATCACCCTCCCGCGGGCGCCGTCGTTGGAGATTAGCCTCCTACGCCGTCGATTTGATCGACCCATCAGAACCCGAATCGGATTCAATGGCCGGATCGTGAGCGAGCAGGCGCAGGTTTCGGTGAAAGCGAGCGTGAGCCAGAAGGTGATTGAAGAGGAGGCGAGAGTCCTCGTGGGCACGTACGCGCGTGCTCCAGTGGTGCTCTCGAGTGGGAAAGGTTGTAAATTGATGGACGCGGAAGGGAAAGAGTATCTGGATTGTGCGTCTGGAATCGCTGTGAATGCTCTGGGCCATGGAGATCCTGATTGGCTCCAAGCTGTCACCGACCAAGCTGCTGTTCTTGCCCACGTCAGCAATGTCTATTACACCATTCCTCAGGTATAATCTCAGTGTCTGAAAATGATTTGGCCAAAGATTGGAACTTTAGCTGATTTGATCCTCTCTATGTGATTAAAGCCATGGCCTTTTTGATTATGGTTACTTTCAAGCTCATGTATTTCTGAAATGTATTAAAACTTGTCTGCAGATTGAATTAGCTAAACGACTTGTGGCAAGTTCATTCGCAGACCGTGTATTCTTCTGTAACTCTGGAACAGAAGCCAACGAAGCAGCCATCAAGTTTTCTAGAAAGTTCCAGAGATTCACCCATCCTCAAGACAAAGATGTCGCCACAGGCTTCATAGCCTTTACGAATAGTTTCCACGGTAGAACCTTAGGAGCTCTCGCCTTGACGAGCAAAGAACAGTACAGAACTCCTTTCGAACCCATCATGCCTGGCGTCACGTTCTTGGAGTACGGTAACGTTCAAGCCGCCACTGATCTTATCAGCTCGGGTAAAATAGCTGCAGTGTTTGTGGAGCCTATCCAAGGAGAAGGCGGGGTTTACTCTGCTACAAAAGAGTTTCTCCAGTCTCTTCGCTCAGCTTGTGATGCTTCAGGATCTCTTCTCGTCTTTGATGAGGTTCAGTGTGGTTTGGGGCGAACCGGTAACCTATGGGCGTATGAAGCATTCGGTGTAACGCCTGACATAATGACAGTTGCAAAGCCTTTAGCCGGTGGGTTACCAATTGGAGCGGTGCTTGTGACTGAAAAGGTTGCTGAGACCATCAAGTATGGAGATCATGGAAGCACGTTCGCAGGGAACCCTCTTGTGTGCAGTGCAGCCATCGCTGTTGTTGATAAAGTATCCAAACCCTCTTTCTTGGCCAGTGTCTCGGGCAAAGGTTTATACTTTAAGGAACTGTTGGTGAAGAAACTAGGAGGGAACTCGCACGTGAAGGAAGTGAGAGGAGAAGGGCTGATCATTGGAGTGGAGCTTGATGTGCCAGCGAGTCCACTGGTGGATGCTTGCCGTGATTCAGGTCTTCTGATCTTGACTGCAGGGAAAGGGAATGTCGTCAGGATTGTTCCACCGTTGATTATATCGGAAGAGGAGATCGAACGTGCCGTTGAGATTATGTTCCAAAATTTAACTGCCCTTGGTTGAAGGTTGAGCTTTGAGTACAAGAACAAACAAAATGTGTATCGACATTGATGTGTCTTTTTAAATATCTTTACTTTTCTTGATTAAGCTCAAGTGTTGTACTATTACCTGCTTGAAAAATCTACTCTTACACGGCATTAACTTCAAAGAAAAAGCTTTCAATGTGATCGAATACGTCCCGTTAATAAACATACTATCACAGACATTGTGGCTGATGAAACTGATACTTACTCTCTTTGCGTACAAACACTTATTGTTGGAAAAAAAATCTCTCTTCAAAGTTATACAAATGATTAAACAGAAGCATGAGCTTGGGAGTCCACTGACTTCAGAACCTCCTCTCCCATCTCCTTGCACCCCACCAGTTTCTGATTAAACACCATTCAAAAAGATGAACATAAGTATTGTTTACTATTTGCCTGCTCGCTTTTCAAACTATGATAGAACAGGAAACATTGTAATAAGAATGGTTCAAGAAAAGTACGGTTCCATTGGAGTAGATGTCTCGTGTTCTAAACCCTTTGTTCAGAGCACCCAACACCGCGTCTTCGATCCTCTTAGCTGCCTTTTCTTCTCCAAGCCCGTATTTCAGAAGCATTGCAGCGCTGAGAATGGTTGCCAACGGGTTTGCTTTATCCTGCAAAATTCAAAGAAAAGTTTGCTCTACATTCTTTTGGCACAGTAGTAGCTTTGATATTGGGGAAGAAAAGGTTTGTTTGTTTGAAGAATAGAGAGTTAGTACCTCTCCAGCAATATCAGGTGCAGAACCATGTATAGGTTCAAAGAGTCCAGGTCCCTGTTATATACATCACGATTTTTTTTTTGTTCAGACGTGGATCATATATACTGCTGCACACTCAAAGATGAGATTAATTCATATTATACCGAATCACTGAGACTAGCAGAGGGAAGCATGCCGATGCTTCCTGTAATCATTGAGGCTTCATCGGATAATATATCACCAAAAACATTGTTTGTGACAATTGTGTCAAACTGCATTTTAAGAAACGATCAAACCATTGTAAGGATTTACACAGTTCCCACATTAAGGCATTGAGTAGCTAAGCAAATATAAGTATACCTGTTTGGGGTCACGAACAAGCTGCATGGCAGCATTGTCGACATACATATGTGACAGCTCCACATCTGGATAGTCAGCGGCTAATGCTGTTACTCGTCTCCTCCATAAAATTGAGGACTAAATAAGAGAGAAAATTGCATTAGATGATGTGTTGTGTGTTAAGAAAATAGGAGAGGGAGGAAGCATACATCCAAGACATTAGCTTTGTCGACAGAACACAACTTGCCACGTCGCTTACGAGCAGTCTCGAAGGCAACACGAGCAATTCTATCAATCTCGTGAGCAGCATAGACCTCGGTATTAAACCCAACTTCCTCACCATTTTCATTAGTCTTAATGCCCCTTGGCTCTCCAAAGTATATACCTGTTCCCATTAGAGATCATAACACATTATAAAGATAGGGAAAGAGAAATACAAGGATTAAAGATTAGTCTCAATAAATCAAGTAATGGAAATAGACCTCCAGTAAGCTCCCTTACAACCAGTAGATCAACACCTTCAGCAACCTCTTTTTTCAAGGTCGAGGCATCAACTAACTGAAAGATATAAATTTAAGTTCCACACAGGTAACAAAACTACAGGCTACCAAGAACTCCTGATATTAAGAAGAAGAAGAAGAAGGGTAACCTGTGGAAGAACAGTAGCAGGTCTGAGATTAGCAAAGACTTTAAGAGCGGCCCGAAGTTGAAGTAAACCAGTCTCAGGCTTCAGATGTTTTTCATTCTTATCCCATTTGTACCTGAATTCACACCACCAACATTGTATTTTCCAATCAAGACATAAACAAA includes:
- the LOC106299773 gene encoding probable receptor-like protein kinase At1g80640 isoform X2, with the protein product MLRSSVPIWVLCFSFFSLAVFVSSTSQEIPISQAYSPPVRAQSPGPPIVKVVLRQDLNKKILIALIASSTLLCVTVMLLLYLLLWRYSYMKNSFTGINPNHHPDSVRSSVSTKPIAHKIDSVTKGTIPVYEYQLLESATNKFSESNVLSRGGRGCLYKACLDEKSSVTVKRLDGGGGGGIIEKQFENEVDWLAKIKHQNIISMLGFSVYRQTRCIVYEMMQNGSLESQLHGPSQGSGLTWQLRMKIAVDIARGLEYLHEHCHPPVVHRDLKSSNILLDSHFNAKISDFGYAAVSMTQGKNLKLNGTLGNRASEYISLGKVTDKNDVYSFGVILLELLLGKKSVEKPSTTEPESVVTWVPKLSDRANLPNILDPAIKGSMDLKHLYQVAAVAVLCVQPEPSYRPLITDVLHSLIPLLPLELGGSLRIL
- the LOC106299773 gene encoding probable receptor-like protein kinase At1g80640 isoform X1, with the translated sequence MLRSSVPIWVLCFSFFSLAVFVSSTSQEIPISQAYSPPVRAQSPGPPIVKVVLRQDLNKKILIALIASSTLLCVTVMLLLYLLLWRYSYMKNSFTGINPNHHPDSVRSSVSTKPIAHKIDSVTKGTIPVYEYQLLESATNKFSESNVLSRGGRGCLYKACLDEKSSVTVKRLDGGGGGGIIEKQFENEVDWLAKIKHQNIISMLGFSVYRQTRCIVYEMMQNGSLESQLHGPSQGSGLTWQLRMKIAVDIARGLEYLHEHCHPPVVHRDLKSSNILLDSHFNAKISDFGYAAVSMTQGKVTDKNDVYSFGVILLELLLGKKSVEKPSTTEPESVVTWVPKLSDRANLPNILDPAIKGSMDLKHLYQVAAVAVLCVQPEPSYRPLITDVLHSLIPLLPLELGGSLRIL
- the LOC106299774 gene encoding F-box/LRR-repeat protein 2, with the translated sequence MDLPEECWELIFRFIDEDDDHRSLESLSLVSASFLSIANRVRSTFTITDRTLPFLNRHLLRFHNLRRVRFHDFHGDINSILLQISLSGLDLESLDISGMQYFPDLKKKMSSNMKEFSCSGVLELRENDLVSIGVCFPSLQKLDISYPESLPCPVFDSAIISLSSNLKNLLKIDVSGNNLITDKSLLSLSENCVLLREIIFRDCDFVSSRCIEFVLRNSRYLESLAINGIGWRPRESFSKDAFLLCRCLSELDLSDSFLSDELLRLIADAELPLKKIVLSNCQCLTFDGVLYLLTKYQTLAHLNLEGSSFLSDEMILELVVFLGSLTFVNFSFCAKLTGVSFFNIVERCVSLQCMRMEGTNFGVEDDSKELGVKSRIKSLYISGNHNLRDECLLKISRHCPFVQTLEVDHCPAITGDGVLEVLRNCGELTSLDISGCTGIRSLDALDFELPKLESLRACGTWIDNQALGFISKRCPRLLRLHLKGCLNVTSRGVKEIVQSCTRLREINLSNCQVDDGIFIWMVCANPSLRKIVPPCCFSPTKDLHKFLLRHGCVICQEIP
- the LOC106299776 gene encoding probable 37S ribosomal protein S28, mitochondrial, which gives rise to MAFHLARRKQRLHSNPYLIHLFSTSSSSASPQDGNESGEQQPSQSPSDFKISSYFSGIKSSLKQQPQHQAQDGRRQLAGFDPKAPSFSGSGGDFQDVRRNLNEFRRRAAAPPARDLQDLYKQNVLSKSGDLGAGKVEGSPFENLKKNLRQMRPQETRWSNLSSLQSIMKAKDSGNVRSNVFGGGEGLPISVFGEEIEERKKMGDDSEEMKSEFIKSYNTKELGEILRQYRPEGKREEGWFSLQELNQRLVKLREVEEAAAQGARKGIAFDDLRSEIQQARKSQAFQNLDFFSVLNGTPKYLLEPPKDELVQTYFHPDNMSSAEKMKIELAKVREEFKMSESDCGSARVQVAQLTTKIKHLSSVLHKKDKHSKKGLIAMVHRRKKLLKYMRRTDWDSYCLSLSKLGLRDNPDYKF
- the LOC106299778 gene encoding uncharacterized protein LOC106299778, whose product is MLSAENWTRVAMSDDSLVADALLQLRHSKPPPSPVKLKWSVRQRRSKKGDQPRASPTSPLTWSGGGGATTVDGLEESSVAVKPSETFGSKVFQTSAITITTTLFKRSRKKKTLGELKDEEVMLQKESKALKNELASMRDLVEQQRARNNALKKMKAESQSGLSCKRALEQGSFFLLPDLNMPLDTETSPEVIS